CCTGCTCTTCCTCTTCGGCTCCACCACGTACTTCCAGGTCATCAAAGCGGAAGAGCTCAACTCCAATGGCCGCAACGCCCGCACGATTTACAACGAGTTTGGCCGCCCACGCGGGCCAATCGTCGTGGACGGCGTGGCAGTCGCCTCAAGTACGAAGGTCAACAACCGCTACGGCCTCAAGCGCGAATACGCTCGTGGCCCCCTGTACGCACCCGTCACCGGCTACAACAGCGTCGTGTACGGGTTCGGCGGCATGGAAAAGGCCGCAAACGAAGAGCTTTCGGGCAAGGCTGATTCACTCTTCTACGACCGGCTTATGACCGTGCTTTCGGGTCACGACCCTCAAGGCGCGCAGGTCGAACTCACGATTAATGCGAAGGCGCAAGAGGCCGCCTACGAAGCCCTCGGCAATCGCCGGGGAGCGGCCGTGGCGATCGACCCCACCACGGGCGCAGTGCTCGCGATGGTCTCAACCCCGAGCTACGACCCGAATGCCCTTGCCTCGCACAACTCAAAAGACGTGCAAAAAGCATGGAAGCAGCTCAACGACGACCCGAATAAGCCCATGCACAACCGTGCAATCGCGGGGAATCTGTACCCGCCGGGCTCAACGTTTAAGCTCCTCGTGGCCGCAACTGCGCTCGATTCCGGCGGCTACACTCCCGAATCGGAGATCCCCGGCCCCGGAAGCTATCAGCTGCCGAACTCGTCAGTCTCCCTGGCGAACCACCCGAGGGGCGACACCTCCCCATGCGGCCCGAATGATGTGTCGAGCTTGCAATCGGCTCTCGAGCAAAGCTGCAACACCTCATTCGCGATGCTCGGCGTGCAGCTTGGCGAAGACTCTCTGAAGAAGAAGGCCGCCGAGTATGGCTTCGGCGAGAAAATGGAGATTCCCCTCGCCGTCACGCCCTCCTCGATCGCCTCCGACATGGACGACGCGCAGCTCGCCATGAGCTCCATCGGCCAGTACGAAGACAAGGTGACCCCGCTCCAGATGGCGATGATGGCCGGGTCTTTCGCCCACGACGGGATCGTCATGGAGCCCCAGCTCATCAAGTCGGTGCGCACGGGTGACCTCAAGGAAATCACGACGCTCACCCCGCACAAGAAGAGCCAGCCGCTCTCCGCCGCAAATGCCGCGCAGATGCGGCAAATGATGGAAGCCACCGTCACCGACGGTACCGCCAAGCGAGCGCAGATCGACGGTGCCGACGTGGGCGGAAAAACGGGAACGGCGCAGTGGGCGAAAGGGAAAAAGCCCCACTCGTGGTTCGTTGGCTACGCAATCAAAGGCGACAAGAAGGTCGCGGTGGCCGTTGTCGTCGAAGAAGGCGGCTATGGAAGCGCCGTCGCAACCCCCATCGCGCGGGACCTCATGAAGGCAGTGATCGAGGAATAGCATGAAAACACGTAAAGGACTCGTTCTCGAAGGACGCTACGAGCTCACTCGCCTTATCGCCACGGGTGGCATGGGCCAGGTCTGGGAAGGCAAGGACAAGGAACTCGACCGTCCCGTTGCCGTCAAAGTTCTGCGCGAGGAATTCGCGGGCGAAGAGGGCTATCTCAAGCGTTTCCGCGCAGAGGCACGCCATACCGCCGCCCTCGCACACGAAGCGATCGCTGGCCTCTACGACTACGGTGAGCTCGATGGCCGCGCCTATATCGTGATGGAGCTCGTCAAGGGCCGGCCGCTCTCCGACATCATCGAGGAGAATCCCGATGGCCTCGGCGAAGAGCGCGTCATCGCCATCCTCAAGGAGCTCTCGAAAGCGCTCGACGCCGCGCATGTGAAGGGCGTCGTGCACCGCGATGTCAAGCCCGAGAACGTTCTCGTTGACGACAAGAACGACTGGGCGCTCAAGATCACCGACTTCGGCATCGCCCGGTCAAATGACCAGGCGAAACTCACGAAGACGGGCCTCGTGATGGGCACCGCGCAGTACCTGTCACCCGAACAGGCAATGGGCAAGCAAGCCACGAGCCTTTCCGATATCTACGCGCTCGGCATCGTCGCCTACGAAATGCTCACCGGTTCCCGCCCCTTCACGGGCACGAGCCAGGTGGAGATCGCGATGGCCCAGGTCAAGGAAGCGCCGCCGGAGCTTCCCGAGCGCATCAACGCGGATCTGCGGCGCCTCGTCATGATGATGCTTGCGAAGGCTCCCGCGAACCGGCCACGCTCGGCAGCCGTTGTTGCACGCATACTCGACTCGATCGAACGAGGCGAAGAGCCGCGTTTCGGGACGAGCGCCGTTCGTGCACCGGGCGCACGCTCAGACGCGGGCGCCACCTCGAAGAAGAACGACGGCACGCACTCGAGCCGCAAAATCACGTCGAAGGCCAACTCTCGTACGGCAAATCCGATTTCCCCCACGGGAACGCGGACTGCGGCGATGCCGCTTGCGGGCGTCGGGTCGAAACCCGTCACGATCCGCTCGTCGTCCACGGCGGCTTCGGCACCAAGCGCGCGTTCGGCCGCGAGCGCCAACTCCGCAGCGAGCGCGAGCAGCGAGCACAGTGAGGCGGCTCGCCGCGGGACATCCACGGGGCAGAGCGTAGGTAAGGTCAGCTTGCCGCTCATCATCGTCATTGCGGTGGTCGTGATCGCTGCAATTGTGGCAATTCTCGTGGGGACGGGGGTCGTGTCCCTTGGCGCGAGTGCAGATTCATTAGACTGGACGGGCGCGGACGTCAGCGCACTTTTGAGGAAGGCTACGGTGACATTGTGAGTGAAGATCGCATGTTGCTCAGCAACCGCTACGAAATCGGACGCCTTCTCGGGCGCGGCGGTATGGCTGAGGTATATCTTGCGCGCGACACGCGCCTGCACCGCACTGTCGCCCTCAAGGTTCTGCGCTCGGATCTCGCTCGCGACCCGCACTTCCAGGAGCGCTTCCGTCGCGAAGCGCAGTCGGCTGCAGGCCTCAACCACCCCACCATCGTGGGCGTCTACGACACGGGCGAGGATCACCGCACGGAGCCCACCGGCGAAGAAGTGACGATCCCGTACATCGTCATGGAATACGTCGAGGGTGACACTCTGCGTTCGTTCATCTCCGCAGAAAACCCGATGAGCGAGCATCGCGCTGCGGCGGTCATGGAGGGCGTGCTGAGCGCGCTTGAGTACTCGCACAACGCGGGCATTGTTCACCGGGATATCAAGCCCGGCAACATCATGATCACGAAGAACAATGAGGTGAAGGTCATGGACTTCGGTATCGCTCGCGCGGTATCCGAGTCCACGGCGGCGATGACGCAAACCCAAGCGGTGATGGGCACGGCGCAGTACCTCTCGCCGGAGCAAGCACGCGGCCAGCAGGTGGATGCGCGCAGCGACGTGTACTCGGCCGCCGTCGTGCTTTACGAGCTCCTCACGGGCCGCCCGCCGTTCACGGGGGACTCCCCCGTATCGATCGCCTACCAGCACGTTCGCGAGACTCCAGTTGTCCCTTCGACGTACAACCCGAACCTCGGTAAGTACATGGATGCCGTCGTGCTCCACGGCCTCGCGAAAGATCGCGAGGTGCGCTACCAGAGCGCCGCGGATTTCGCGAAGGACATTCGCGATGCCGCTGCAGGCCGTGAGCCGCGCATCCTCGGCGCGGCCGCCGCGGGCGCTGCTGGCCCCGCGAGCGCCGAAGCGGCAACGCAGGTCCTAAGCCCCTCGGATTTCTCGACTCCGGACTCGTTCCAGGACCAAGAAACTCAGATCATCCCCGCGCACACGGCTCCACTCGCCACCTCGAATGCCCCCGCCGCAGGTTCAGCTTCGCCCGCACCTCGGGGGGCACACAGCGCTATTGAGGAGATCGCGCCGGAAGAGGAGAAAAAGAGCCATGCGGGTATGTGGATTGCCGCGCTCATCGTTCTCCTCCTCGTCGTGGCTGGGGCCGCGTGGTGGTTCATTGCGCAGCAGAATCGCGAGCCTGAGCAGGTGAGTGTTCCCTCGGTCGTGGGCATGGCGGAAAGCGATGCGAAAAACACCCTCACCGAGGCGGGGCTGACTCCACAGTTCTCCGAGGAAGCAAGCACGGAAGTCGACGAAGGCCTCGTCATCTCGACCGACCCAGAGGCCGACACCGACGTGGTCAAGGGCTCAACCGTCAACGTTGTCGTCTCGAGCGGTCCCGATGCCGCTGCCGTCCCGAAGCTCGAGGGCCTCACTAAGGACGAGGCGAAACAGGCCCTCGAAGAGGCCGGCTTCTCCATGTCCGTTGCCGGTACGGAAGACTCCGCCGAGTTCGACAAGGATGTTGTGCTCCGGTCCGAGCCGAGCGAGGGCGCGAGCGCGCCGGAAGGCAGCGCCGTAAAGGTGTGGGTCTCGAGTGGCCAGGTGGAGGTTCCCAGCGTGGTTGGGTTCACCCAGTCCGACGCCGAACAGGCCCTCAAGGATGCCGGATTTGAGGTGACTGTAGCCGGCCGCGAGGCGAAGGACGGCGAAACGATCGGCACCGTTCTCGAGCAAACACCCGCCGAAGGCAAAGC
The window above is part of the Dermabacter vaginalis genome. Proteins encoded here:
- a CDS encoding peptidoglycan D,D-transpeptidase FtsI family protein, whose translation is MNKPLRHVSLVLAVLLLFLFGSTTYFQVIKAEELNSNGRNARTIYNEFGRPRGPIVVDGVAVASSTKVNNRYGLKREYARGPLYAPVTGYNSVVYGFGGMEKAANEELSGKADSLFYDRLMTVLSGHDPQGAQVELTINAKAQEAAYEALGNRRGAAVAIDPTTGAVLAMVSTPSYDPNALASHNSKDVQKAWKQLNDDPNKPMHNRAIAGNLYPPGSTFKLLVAATALDSGGYTPESEIPGPGSYQLPNSSVSLANHPRGDTSPCGPNDVSSLQSALEQSCNTSFAMLGVQLGEDSLKKKAAEYGFGEKMEIPLAVTPSSIASDMDDAQLAMSSIGQYEDKVTPLQMAMMAGSFAHDGIVMEPQLIKSVRTGDLKEITTLTPHKKSQPLSAANAAQMRQMMEATVTDGTAKRAQIDGADVGGKTGTAQWAKGKKPHSWFVGYAIKGDKKVAVAVVVEEGGYGSAVATPIARDLMKAVIEE
- a CDS encoding serine/threonine-protein kinase, with protein sequence MKTRKGLVLEGRYELTRLIATGGMGQVWEGKDKELDRPVAVKVLREEFAGEEGYLKRFRAEARHTAALAHEAIAGLYDYGELDGRAYIVMELVKGRPLSDIIEENPDGLGEERVIAILKELSKALDAAHVKGVVHRDVKPENVLVDDKNDWALKITDFGIARSNDQAKLTKTGLVMGTAQYLSPEQAMGKQATSLSDIYALGIVAYEMLTGSRPFTGTSQVEIAMAQVKEAPPELPERINADLRRLVMMMLAKAPANRPRSAAVVARILDSIERGEEPRFGTSAVRAPGARSDAGATSKKNDGTHSSRKITSKANSRTANPISPTGTRTAAMPLAGVGSKPVTIRSSSTAASAPSARSAASANSAASASSEHSEAARRGTSTGQSVGKVSLPLIIVIAVVVIAAIVAILVGTGVVSLGASADSLDWTGADVSALLRKATVTL
- the pknB gene encoding Stk1 family PASTA domain-containing Ser/Thr kinase; its protein translation is MLLSNRYEIGRLLGRGGMAEVYLARDTRLHRTVALKVLRSDLARDPHFQERFRREAQSAAGLNHPTIVGVYDTGEDHRTEPTGEEVTIPYIVMEYVEGDTLRSFISAENPMSEHRAAAVMEGVLSALEYSHNAGIVHRDIKPGNIMITKNNEVKVMDFGIARAVSESTAAMTQTQAVMGTAQYLSPEQARGQQVDARSDVYSAAVVLYELLTGRPPFTGDSPVSIAYQHVRETPVVPSTYNPNLGKYMDAVVLHGLAKDREVRYQSAADFAKDIRDAAAGREPRILGAAAAGAAGPASAEAATQVLSPSDFSTPDSFQDQETQIIPAHTAPLATSNAPAAGSASPAPRGAHSAIEEIAPEEEKKSHAGMWIAALIVLLLVVAGAAWWFIAQQNREPEQVSVPSVVGMAESDAKNTLTEAGLTPQFSEEASTEVDEGLVISTDPEADTDVVKGSTVNVVVSSGPDAAAVPKLEGLTKDEAKQALEEAGFSMSVAGTEDSAEFDKDVVLRSEPSEGASAPEGSAVKVWVSSGQVEVPSVVGFTQSDAEQALKDAGFEVTVAGREAKDGETIGTVLEQTPAEGKAAKGSTVRLVVAAEAGPVTIPNVVGQTLEDARARLSDPALNLGTHVQEEFSATVEKGRVIRTDPEVNSEVKSGSSVTIIVSKGPEPTPTPEPTPETTTPAPTVSPVNGNGNGNGNGNGNGNGNGNGKGNGRGRGNGGN